In the genome of Mauremys mutica isolate MM-2020 ecotype Southern chromosome 8, ASM2049712v1, whole genome shotgun sequence, one region contains:
- the SERPINC1 gene encoding antithrombin-III, translating into MHLFMWLIISLWGAVAPQYHPVEDICTAKPRDIPVNPMCIYRNPEKKESEGLGLEQVKEKIPESTNPRVWELSKANTRFATEFYKYLADSKNDNENIFMSPLSISTAFAMTKLGACGNTLQQLMEVFRFDTISEKTSDQIHFFFAKLNCRLYKKANKSSELVSANRLFGEKSLTFNETYQNISEVVYGAKLWPLNFKEKPEQSRTLINEWIANKTEKRITDVIPEGAIDDLTVLVLVNTIYFKGHWKSKFPAQNTKRDKFYRSDGQICATPMMYQENKFRHVSVPSDHVQVVELPYKGDDITMVLILPTMGTSLGEVERDLTPERLQGWLGSMEEILLSVYLPHFRIEDNFSLKEKLQHMGLVDLFSPESAKLPGIVAEGRTDLYVSDAFHKAFLEVNEEGSEAAASTVVMISGRSFPMNKMIFNANRPFLLLIREVAINTIIFMGRISNPCH; encoded by the exons ATGCATCTATTCATGTGGTTGATCATCAGCCTCTGGGGTGCAGTAGCTCCTCAGTACCACCCTGTGGAAGATATCTGCACTGCAAAGCCAAGGGATATCCCAGTGAATCCCATGTGCATTTACCGTAACCCTGAGAAGAAGGAGAGTGAGGGGCTAGGGTTGGAGCAAGTGAAGGAGAAGATTCCAGAATCTACTAATCCCCGTGTCTGGGAGTTATCAAAGGCCAACACTCGCTTCGCCACAGAATTCTACAAATACCTGGCAGACTCCAAAAATGACAATGAAAACATCTTCATGTCACCCCTCAGCATTTCCACAGCCTTTGCGATGACCAAACTCGGTGCTTGCGGTAACACCCTCCAGCAGCTCATGGAG GTTTTCCGGTTTGACACCATTTCAGAGAAGACATCTGATCAGATCCACTTCTTCTTTGCCAAGCTGAATTGCCGGCTTTATAAGAAGGCCAACAAATCCTCAGAGCTGGTGTCGGCCAATCGTCTCTTTGGGGAGAAATCTCTGACCTTCAACGAGACCTACCAGAACATCAGTGAGGTGGTTTATGGAGCCAAACTCTGGCCCTTGAACTTCAAA GAAAAGCCGGAGCAGTCCAGGACTCTAATTAATGAGTGGATCGCTAATAAAACTGAGAAGCGCATTACTGACGTGATCCCTGAGGGAGCCATTGATGACCTCACTGTCCTGGTGCTGGTCAACACCATTTACTTTAAG GGGCACTGGAAATCTAAGTTCCCTGCTCAGAACACAAAAAGGGATAAGTTCTATAGAAGCGACGGCCAGATCTGTGCCACCCCCATGATGTACCAGGAGAACAAGTTCCGTCACGTCTCTGTCCCCAGCGACCACGTGCAGGTGGTGGAGCTACCGTACAAAGGGGATGACATCACCATGGTTCTCATCCTGCCAACCATGGGCACATCTCTTGGAGAAGTGGAGCGGGACCTGACACCAGAAcggctgcagggctggctgggctctaTGGAGGAGATCTTACTCTCTGTCTACCTCCCCCACTTCCGCATCGAAGACAACTTCAGCTTGAAGGAGAAGCTGCAGCACATGGGGCTGGTGGATCTTTTCAGCCCTGAAAGTGCCAAGCTGCCAG gtaTAGTTGCAGAGGGCCGTACAGACCTGTATGTGTCTGATGCTTTCCACAAAGCCTTCCTTGAG GTGAATGAGGAAGGCAGTGAGGCAGCAGCTTCTACCGTAGTCATGATCTCGGGGCGTTCGTTTCCCATGAACAAAATGATCTTCAATGCTAACAGGCCCTTCCTGCTACTCATCCGGGAAGTTGCCATCAACACCATCATCTTCATGGGCCGAATATCCAATCCCTGCCATTAA